One Rubripirellula amarantea DNA segment encodes these proteins:
- a CDS encoding trypsin-like serine peptidase → MSDPNDRSRRRRQSRNVDDFGPYDHPTLTPRGYELMRGSPLKDESYQMPLAGLKQGDHVQPLKPGSDAQNSYAVPSRNAAAKPGQYFKGMTPPPPLFNVLPSRMFPDPNVLMHGPLDRYYKSWSLAGASVRNNQSSSPRSSETKTSDSANDQLRAIGRMVIHIDHASWDQPAFGSAWIAGPSLVATCAHNLFDSNKRHWSRAIEFYPGFDYYTSGEPISCNVTACYIPKSYLDNPATNDDIGFCYVDRNIGDIIGATIPIVPPETNHFFDDNEVTIMGYPAGAEFDFGKSLWASKGEYLFGRSSGPSDDYSPVLATNFGGGCSGCPWLARDPSTGRWNAVGLSSGHARLHYRRGELNLMSLTSPMLTQRRMDRLVDNQVFHSFEA, encoded by the coding sequence ATGTCTGACCCCAACGACCGTTCGCGCCGACGTCGCCAAAGCCGCAATGTGGACGACTTTGGTCCCTATGACCACCCGACCTTGACACCGCGTGGATATGAATTGATGCGGGGAAGTCCCCTCAAGGATGAGTCCTATCAGATGCCGCTAGCGGGACTGAAACAGGGCGACCATGTCCAGCCGCTTAAGCCAGGAAGCGATGCTCAAAATTCATACGCCGTTCCTAGTCGAAATGCGGCAGCGAAACCGGGACAATACTTCAAGGGAATGACTCCACCGCCACCGCTTTTTAATGTCTTGCCATCGCGAATGTTCCCGGACCCGAATGTTCTGATGCATGGGCCGCTTGATCGCTACTACAAGTCTTGGTCCCTTGCCGGCGCGTCGGTCCGCAACAATCAAAGCTCGTCGCCGCGATCAAGCGAAACAAAGACCTCGGATTCTGCGAACGATCAACTGCGAGCGATTGGTCGTATGGTGATTCATATCGATCATGCGAGCTGGGATCAACCAGCGTTTGGATCCGCTTGGATCGCCGGCCCCAGTTTGGTCGCTACGTGTGCTCACAACTTGTTCGATTCTAATAAGCGGCATTGGTCGCGGGCGATCGAGTTTTACCCAGGCTTTGACTATTACACGTCGGGTGAGCCGATCTCATGCAACGTTACGGCCTGCTACATTCCCAAATCGTATCTTGACAACCCGGCTACCAACGACGACATCGGATTCTGCTATGTCGACCGAAACATCGGCGATATCATCGGCGCGACCATCCCGATCGTACCGCCGGAAACGAACCACTTCTTTGACGACAATGAGGTGACGATCATGGGGTATCCAGCGGGCGCCGAATTCGATTTCGGAAAATCGCTTTGGGCATCCAAAGGAGAATATTTGTTTGGACGCAGCAGTGGCCCCAGCGATGATTATTCGCCGGTATTGGCCACGAACTTTGGGGGCGGTTGCAGTGGATGCCCTTGGCTAGCCCGAGACCCATCCACCGGCCGATGGAATGCGGTGGGTTTGTCGTCCGGCCACGCGCGTTTGCACTATCGCCGTGGCGAATTGAACCTGATGTCACTCACGTCACCTATGTTGACTCAGCGGCGAATGGACCGGCTGGTGGATAATCAAGTGTTTCACTCGTTCGAGGCATGA